GAATAAAGGAGGACTAAATTCGAAAGGGGCGCCGGCACAATTCGAACTTAGTACCTCCTACCTCACCTAGACCCAAAGGGAGTAAGCCTTGACCAACTAGGCTATCACCCCtgatggttaaaaaaaaaaaaaaaacaggtaaCTTTTAGTTGAAACCAATTTGCCCCTTATTCGGGATTTACTAACCATGGGAGAACTTATTTGAAGAGAATATATTAATATTTTGggcaacaaaaacaaatattttaaaccAGATCTGGACCATACGAATATGTCCTGAAATGATATCGTCAAAGTCCATTTTTTTAATCTGCAAATCAAACTTAATTCATCACCATTATAAAATTGAGGGGTAAGAGTGTCTTTCtgatgaacattttttttttgttcgtctCTGTAACGACTAACCAGATAAAGATAGAAATATGGTAAATTACATCAGCATCCCCTAAGGATTGTTCCGAAATCAGATCACCCCTGACGTATGACAAATTGCAATGCTGCCTATCAAAGTCTGTTTTTAACATCCCTAAAGGCAACGAAGGAAACTAGTCTACCATTATTGCCGTCACTTtataaaacatattttcaattCTCACCATCTCTTCCtcaaccaaaaccctaaccacaCATCAACAAAAGCCCTACACAGCTACACCACACACATAGAGGATGCAACTATTATTTCTCTTCCGATTAAGTTGATTTTACAATTGTACTATCTCTCCTTTTTTCAAACTAATTAAGATGCTTGTCTCCAGtccttcatcaattttttaaattagtttttgattaattttttttaaaagaagttggaattaaaaaaaagttggaatgcatcatttaccaaaaaaagttgtatttatttaatatatttgAACTCCTACTCGTGGAAATGAGAGTGAAAGTCTGGGAGATGAATGAGAATTGGGTGAaaggaaaagtaaaagagtGTTTTGGTCTCACAAGAATAAGCTCTACAATAAATAGCCTAATGCATTACTATGTCTACAGTTTTCAATTAATATGAGTGGGTACAGTTGTTTTTATTTAACGATCACTAGCATATGATCTTGGGGTacatattaacaaaaaaaaaaattaggagggaGGAGAGATAGGATAGGAATACAATGAGGGTCGACAAAATCAAACTTGTACTAAATTAGTTGCCGACAATCAATTTTTGTTATACTACTTAATAGTAGCAaggggattaaaaaaaaaaaactaacagaaGGGGACATCGATCGCAGTGCAACTAGTATAATTCTGAGGAGGGGAAGAGGAATTAAGGAAAGGTAATTTCTCAATTCACATCGGTCAGGGGTGGTCCGATTTGTCAGGGGTTGTCTGATTGTGGTTGGCAAACTTGAGGGTAAGTTGGAATAATTACTCAGTGatcttttccccaaaaaaaaaaaagaaaaaagaaaaagtcggaataattacaaaaatagttTAGGTAGGAGTAGCAGTTGTTGACCGATCGAACATCGTTACACTGTAGAGCCCTTTCCTTGCTCTTTCCTCTACCATTTTAAAACAGCTACGTACTACTACTTGtttgtaaagagagagagagagagagagagagaggaggaggaggagaaggaggagaagaagaaatgaagatGAAAGAGAATCAACATCAGCAGTTTGAAGATCAAGAGTTATATATGGACACTACTAGCCCTTTTATGAAGAGCTCTTCTGAGACTACTACTCCTGAGAGAACCGACACCGCCTCTTCTCTCTCTGAACCTCTCAGTTCATGCCACAGCCCCACTTCTTATAATCCATATCATGATGATGCCCCCTCTACAACCAGCTTCAaaccaagtactctctctctctctctctctctctctctctctctctctctcaaatcagcAACTACACTTTTGTGATCCACTACTTAATACTTTTATGTTTGGTTCTTTCGGGGCCGTGATACAGTTCATgtcatttattttgttctttccgataaataaaaaaattataaaaaagtAATTGTCTGACGGTGATATCTTCAAACTGATGTCGCAGATAAAGATAATGGAGATCCAAGGACAGGTAGCAACAAGAAGCTTGGGAGAAAATCTCACAGTTTCGCATACAGAATTCGCGATCATGGTACTAATCCATAAATTATAACATATATGCATCCTTTTTCTTCATAATCCCGTCCGCGATCTCAACTGTTctgttttttcttaaattaattagtgtaaacttttttttttttgaatgactgAATTAAAATATATACGTATGCAGTGAAAATGGGGCCCAAGTTATCAGAAACAGTGAAGGGAAAACTGAGTTTGGGGGCGAGAATAATCCAACTAGGTGGGAGAGAGAATATATTCAGAAAAGTGTTTGGAATGAGTAGTAGTGATGGAGAGAAGTTGTTGAAGGCTTCTCAGTGCTACTTGTCAACAACAGCCGGTCCCATTGCAGGAATCCTCTTTATTTCCACTCACAAGCTTGCGTTCTGCAGCGAAAGGTCCATAATACTCCCCTCTAATTCCACTCCTGGAGAGGTTGTTAGAACACCTTACAAGGTAATtatttctctccctccctccctagCTACTTAATTCCtgttggttttatttttatgggTAAGTGGTAACGGTCAGGTCTGGTCCGATCTGGTCCAGACCATTCCGGCCGCCGGGACTAAGAGAttcccaaaaatttctcaattaCGACCTAGCCCCAAAAATTGTCAAGTTTTTAACTCAAGATAACCGGATTTATCTCATCTCTGTTTGCACTTGTTGGATTAAATTATGCACTCTGTCGATTACATTATCATCTCCTTACCTTGGTGATCGATGCAAGATAGAGATTAGATGGGGATGGATAGctagagagaaaattaggaaagCTAATTTTCTTCCTTCTCAAGAACTCTTTCACAGATTGTGGAATTCGATGTTCTCCTATATAATTGATGCTAGATTAAAcatttaaaagctatttttGAGCGTCGAAGCTATTTTTGAGCGTCTAGCAATAATCGATTTGTGAGTTTTCACTTTACTACACAAAAGCAGGCTTTGAGATCTTTGAtgtccaaaaaatgaaaaagaaaaaacaggctTGTGATCTTTGTAGTTTGAGTAAATAACACAGATGAGGGGAAGAAGGGAGGTGTGTATTATTCCTAAGGAGAACGCGGTTCTGCATGCCTCCACTACCCCATCCTtgcctagtatatatatatatatatatatatatatatatatatatatatatatatatatatattctaattTTAAGGGTTGAATATTGAATTGACTTTTTCGACTATGATAAGATAAgatttgctatatatatattctgAGCTTTGTAACAGTAACAGAAAATTCCAACTTGACGAGATTAAGACTAGTATATACTATATAGTAAAAGTGCCCAACACTCCCTATATACCTATGAAACGTACTTTGTATATGAAACGTACTTTGTATGCTCCTTAATTATCTATGAATAATTGTTAGTAGTTTCTATAAATGATGATTATGTATATATTTGTGAGTTAAGATCCCGAGCAGTATTGTTATCCATATTTTTTtagctgatttctcgcgaataTCTTTAAAAACACGTTTTAAACGTATTGAACGACttagatcattaaaatttgatcgggaattatggggtgtttttttaggtatcttcggaaaaaaacaccccaaatctcaatcatagtttctgatcaaattttgatgatccgaaccgttcaatgtgtttaaaacgtgattttaaaagtttccgcaagaaattgacaaaaataatgattgaaaatggcttgatctgaacaattttttataactacgcaaaaatacacttacaggggaatgacgttaacaaaaaaaaaagtggcaaaatcatttcccatatttatatatatgagCGGTTCCGGggatacctaaaaaaataccttatAGTTATAAAAATATTCATCTGATTCATTGCCTAATCGATCATAAAGTGAAAGGACTTTCAG
This DNA window, taken from Rhododendron vialii isolate Sample 1 chromosome 8a, ASM3025357v1, encodes the following:
- the LOC131298034 gene encoding putative GEM-like protein 8, with the protein product MKMKENQHQQFEDQELYMDTTSPFMKSSSETTTPERTDTASSLSEPLSSCHSPTSYNPYHDDAPSTTSFKPNKDNGDPRTGSNKKLGRKSHSFAYRIRDHVKMGPKLSETVKGKLSLGARIIQLGGRENIFRKVFGMSSSDGEKLLKASQCYLSTTAGPIAGILFISTHKLAFCSERSIILPSNSTPGEVVRTPYKVSIPIKKIKGANESENVNKPAQKYIEIVTEDNFEFWFMGFVRFEKAFLNIHKAISMSC